From the Strix uralensis isolate ZFMK-TIS-50842 chromosome 33, bStrUra1, whole genome shotgun sequence genome, one window contains:
- the LOC141936538 gene encoding uncharacterized protein LOC141936538: MGRVGGAGNRPRAVTDITAAPRALVVGGHCQLCSKKGSGGTRENSETPVPSAGLGGGGCRGEGAPSGEPLPTSGAGGEEGGEKRRTRRRSKRRRRQRPPRPALPLKWRRQRQLRGGKCLPALRLSRRAGPAPERAALTRHGGCGVAPHPPPPPAHAPDGPAPALTMPTLAMADPAPLRDTVMAAAAAPRLRLFLRALQAQGQSPPSAELQHSHDVATESNTCKGEVAEERDTTAGHDVMIYLEEKPHTGYDSY, translated from the exons atggggagggtcGGGGGAGCGGGGAACCGCCCCAGAGCGGTGACAGACATCACAGCCGCACCCCGAGCCCTGGTTGTGGGGgggcactgccagctctgcagtaaaaaag GGTCCGGGGGTACCAGGGAGAACTCGGAGACCCCCGTCCccagcgcagggctgggggggggggggtgccgcggggagggggcgcccaGCGGGGAGCCCCTGCCTACCTCAGGGGCCGgcggggaggagggtggggagaagaggaggacgaggaggaggagcaagaggaggaggcggcagcgcccgccccgacCGGCTCTTCCTCTAAaatggcggcggcagcggcagctgAGGGGAGGAAAGTGCCTTCCTGCCCTGCGGCTGTCACGCCGCGCCGGCCCTGCCCCCGAACGGGCTGCCCTCACCCGCCATGGCGGCTGCGGCGTCGCTCCGCACCCCCCTCCGCCTCCTGCGCATGCGCCCgatggccccgcccccgccctgacAATGCCCACACTCGCCATGGCGGACCCCGCTCCCCTCAGGGACACCgtgatggcggcggcggcggcccctcggCTCCGGCTTTTCCTCCGGGCCCTGCAGGCTCAG gggcagagccctccctccgcagagctgcagcacagccatgACGTCGCCACGGAGAGCAACACTTGCAAGGGAGAAGTGGCGGAGGAGCGTGACACCACCGCCGGCCATGACGTCATGATATACTtggaagaaaaaccccacacaggATATGACTCCTACTAg
- the LOC141936621 gene encoding hydrocephalus-inducing protein-like: MVPLVRTLQRATRALQGPVRSVMGNAGQMLDSRLRGRTQTQLQKRYRQTQADLVFEYQPLKVGESTGRLVLWSSDLGSFYYNLHLKATVSGPEKPLYFYTTLGSSQTITTTIMNYARQKTNYHLQTNCADFLTEKTIGVAPASPGGSEVSVDVTLEPCQLGEARATLQLSSLLGGEYSIPLFGLALPSKSQGPFPTQADDSTSIPFKNIFLQPMAFQYRVENPAFTLRAPRACAPSRPPPSPSPSRVAWPLAQPLSAARWWCPALGQGVSPGSTTSGAFPLTGDPCPPRAPLRLNAAAVGA, translated from the exons ATGGTCCCCCTGGTCAGG ACGCTTCAGCGTGCCACGCGTGCGCTCCAAGGGCCTGTGCGGTCGGTGATGGGGAATGCCGGGCAGATGCTTGACTCCCGGCTGCGTGGCAGGACGCAGACAcagctccagaaaaggtatcGACAGACACAG GCTGATCTTGTCTTTGAGTACCAGCCCCTGAAAGTGGGTGAGAGCACCGGGCGCCTGGTGCTCTGGAGCAGCGACTTGGGCTCCTTCTACTACAACCTGCACCTGAAAGCCACCGTGAGCGGGCCGGAGAAGCCCCTTTACTTCTACACCACACTGGGCTCTAGTCAGACCATCACTACCACAATAATGAATTACGCCCGGCAGAAGACCAACTACCACCTCCAG ACCAACTGCGCCGACTTCCTGACAGAGAAAACCATTGGCGTGgcccctgccagcccaggaggCTCAGAGGTGAGCGTGGACGTGACCTTGGAGCCCTGCCAGCTGGGCGAAGCCAGGGCCACgctgcagctctcctccctgcTTGGTGGGGAATACAGCATCCCCCTCTTCGGCCTGGCCCTCCCCTCCAAGTCCCAGggccccttccccacccaggcTGATGACAGCACCTCCATCCCCTTCAAGAACATCTTCCTGCAGCCCATGGCCTTCCAGTACCGGGTGGAGAACCCGGCCTTCACCCTCAGGGCCCCGAGAGCTTGCGCTCCAAGCAGACCCCCTCCCTCTCCGTCTCCTTCAAGGGTGGCCTGGCCCCTGGCGCAGCCCCTGTCAGCAGCGAGATGGTGGtgtcctgccctggggcagggggtgtctcCTGGGTCCACTACCTCCGGGGCCTTCCCCCTCACAGGTGACCCGTGCCCCCCCCGGGCGCCCCTCAGGCTCAACGCAGCGGCCGTTGGGGCGTGA